A stretch of the Candidatus Saccharimonadales bacterium genome encodes the following:
- the tpiA gene encoding triose-phosphate isomerase has product MKKTLIIANWKMHLRTHEASALLHRYSERIQAHRDIEIVVAPSMLSLQPLSVELDRRKFRLCAQDGYPVDEGAFTGEVSFAMLQGLVHYSIVGHSARRVYFGESLELIRDKVTAAVRNGITPILCIGETKQERDAGETKQVIHDQLTTALSNVTSDDIDNIVIAYEPIWAISTFQGEIAKPDDMQKAFNYIRFQIKELYGATAAENVRIVYGGSVDEQDARAYLDLPGCNGVLVGAASLNYAKFSAIVDSAYRALHE; this is encoded by the coding sequence ATGAAAAAAACACTCATCATTGCCAATTGGAAAATGCACCTTCGGACACACGAAGCGAGCGCGCTGCTGCACCGATATAGCGAACGGATCCAGGCGCACCGCGATATTGAAATTGTCGTAGCTCCGAGCATGCTCAGCCTGCAGCCACTCAGTGTTGAGCTGGACCGCCGCAAGTTCCGCTTGTGCGCCCAAGACGGTTACCCAGTCGACGAAGGCGCCTTTACGGGCGAAGTGTCGTTTGCGATGCTGCAAGGCTTGGTTCATTACAGTATTGTTGGACACTCAGCCCGCCGGGTCTACTTCGGTGAATCGCTGGAGCTCATCCGCGACAAGGTGACTGCCGCTGTCCGGAACGGCATCACGCCGATTCTCTGTATCGGTGAAACCAAGCAAGAGCGCGACGCCGGCGAGACCAAACAGGTTATCCACGATCAATTAACGACCGCACTGAGCAACGTGACCTCTGATGATATTGATAATATCGTCATTGCCTATGAGCCAATTTGGGCCATCTCAACTTTTCAGGGCGAAATTGCCAAGCCGGATGATATGCAAAAGGCATTTAATTATATTCGTTTCCAGATCAAAGAGCTCTACGGGGCGACGGCTGCCGAAAATGTCCGAATAGTGTATGGTGGCAGTGTTGACGAGCAAGACGCACGGGCTTATCTGGATCTGCCAGGCTGCAATGGCGTGCTCGTCGGCGCCGCTAGCTTGAATTATGCAAAATTCAGCGCAATTGTTGATAGCGCCTACCGTGCGCTGCATGAATAG